A genomic region of Phragmites australis chromosome 2, lpPhrAust1.1, whole genome shotgun sequence contains the following coding sequences:
- the LOC133895171 gene encoding 1-deoxy-D-xylulose 5-phosphate reductoisomerase, chloroplastic-like, whose protein sequence is MAALKASFPGELSAVSFLDSNRGPFGQLKVDFTFQRKGKRAISLRRTCCSLQQAPPPAWPGRAVAEPGRRSWDGPKPISIVGSTGSIGTQTLDIVAENPDKFQVVALAAGSNVTLLADQVKTFKPKLVAVRNESLVDELKEALADCEEKPEIIPGEQGVIEVARHPDAVTVVTGIVGCAGLKPTVAAIEAGKDIALANKETLIAGGPFVLPLAHKHKVKILPADSEHSAIFQCIQGLSEGALRRIILTASGGAFRDWPVDKLKDVKVADALKHPNWNMGKKITVDSATLFNKGLEVIEAHYLFGAEYDNIEIVIHPQSIIHSMVETQDSSVLAQLGWPDMRIPILYTLSWPDRIYCSEITWPRLDLCKLGSLTFKAPDNVKYPSMDLAYAAGRAGGTMTGVLSAANEKAVELFIDEKISYLDIFKVVELTCDAHRNELVTSPSLEEIIHYDLWAREYAASLQSSAGRSPVPA, encoded by the exons ATGGCAGCACTTAAGGCGTCGTTCCCAGGCGAGCTGAGCGCCGTCTCCTTCCTCGACTCCAACAGGGGACCTTTCGGCCAGCTGAAAG TGGATTTTACATTTCAAAGGAAGGGCAAAAGAGCAATTTCACTGAGGCGGACATGCTGTTCGTTGCAACAGGCTCCACCGCCAGCATGGCCTGGGCGAGCTGTCGCTGAGCCTGGCCGGAGGTCATGGGATGGCCCGAAGCCTATCTCGATTGTTGGTTCAACTGGTTCTATAGGAACACAG ACATTGGACATTGTTGCGGAGAATCCTGATAAGTTCCAAGTTGTTGCTCTTGCTGCTGGCTCCAATGTGACTCTTCTAGCTGATCAG GTCAAAACATTCAAACCAAAGCTGGTTGCTGTAAGAAATGAGTCATTAGTCGATGAGCTAAAGGAAGCCTTAGCTGATTGTGAAGAGAAGCCAGAAATTATTCCTGGGGAGCAAGGTGTGATAGAG GTTGCTCGCCACCCGGATGCAGTTACAGTTGTCACCGGGATAGTAGGATGTGCAGGGCTGAAG CCTACAGTTGCTGCAATAGAAGCTGGGAAAGACATAGCGTTGGCGAACAAAGAAACACTTATTGCTGGCGGTCCTTTTGTGCTTCCCCTTGCACACAAACACAAAGTGAAAATACTTCCAGCTGATTCTGAGCACTCTGCAATATTTCAG TGTATACAAGGCTTGTCCGAAGGAGCACTCCGTCGCATTATTCTGACTGCATCAGGTGGTGCTTTCAG GGACTGGCCAGTTGACAAGCTGAAAGATGTAAAAGTTGCTGACGCTTTAAAGCATCCAAACTGGAATATGGGGAAGAAGATCACAGTAGATTCTGCTACTTTATTCAACAAG GGTCTAGAAGTTATTGAAGCACATTATTTATTTGGTGCCGAATACGATAACATTGAGATTGTGATTCACCCACAGTCTATCATACATTCTATGGTTGAAACCCAG GATTCATCTGTCTTGGCTCAATTGGGATGGCCTGACATGCGGATACCGATCTTGTACACCCTATCTTGGCCAGATAGAATCTATTGCTCTGAGATCACCTGGCCCCGACTAGATCTTTGCAA GCTGGGTTCACTGACGTTCAAAGCTCCTGACAATGTGAAATACCCATCAATGGATCTCGCCTATGCAGCTGGGCGAGCTGGGGGTACCATGACCGGAGTTCTGAGTGCTGCTAACGAGAAGGCTGTGGAGTTGTTCATTGATGAAAA GATTAGCTACCTGGACATCTTCAAGGTGGTGGAGCTTACATGCGACGCTCATCGGAACGAGCTGGTAACAAGCCCGTCACTTGAAGAGATCATCCATTATGATCTGTGGGCGAGGGAGTACGCAGCCAGCCTGCAGTCATCAGCTGGCCGGAGCCCTGTCCCTGCATAA